Proteins encoded together in one Candidatus Dormiibacterota bacterium window:
- a CDS encoding glycosyltransferase produces MPDAPVTAASSESAPSAPPRPPSPPRTVLLLLADTGGGHRASAQAVARELVRLPDAPAPHLLDPFVHAAPRPVGWTVGLYSPLIRHLPPLWGALFHASNSRPAVAALRATVLRLLEPGLTELVDAHAPSAVVSFHPLVNHAAARVLQRRTGPAIPLITVITDLVDVHSAWICDDIDAIVTPSAAALNRIRAAGIDADRCFDLGMPVDESFTVRPPTPVERRELRRRLGLDPGRRTVLLAGGGEGSGGLLRRARAICAAGVDLQLVVICGRNTAVRERLLALEPRPPTSLHVEGFVPNMAEWLRASDLLVSKAGPATITEALCAGVPLLITSHLPGQERGNVDLVVTVGAGRHVPGDGALVDAVAELVRPGSTGLLAMREALSGIARPHAAAATARLIALLSARSTSGVR; encoded by the coding sequence ATGCCCGACGCCCCCGTGACCGCCGCCTCCTCGGAGTCCGCCCCGAGCGCGCCGCCGCGGCCGCCGAGCCCTCCGCGCACCGTCCTCCTCCTGCTCGCCGACACCGGTGGCGGCCACCGCGCCAGCGCCCAGGCGGTGGCCCGCGAGCTGGTGCGCCTCCCCGACGCACCCGCCCCCCACCTCCTCGACCCCTTCGTGCACGCGGCACCGCGGCCGGTGGGCTGGACCGTCGGTCTCTACTCGCCGCTCATCCGCCACCTCCCCCCGCTCTGGGGCGCGCTCTTCCACGCCAGCAACTCGCGCCCCGCGGTGGCCGCGCTCCGCGCCACCGTGCTGCGGCTGCTCGAGCCCGGCCTCACCGAGCTGGTCGACGCCCACGCCCCGAGCGCGGTGGTGTCGTTCCACCCGCTGGTGAACCATGCCGCCGCCCGGGTGCTGCAGCGCCGCACCGGGCCGGCGATCCCGCTGATCACGGTGATCACCGACCTCGTCGACGTGCACTCCGCCTGGATCTGCGACGACATCGACGCCATCGTCACCCCCTCGGCGGCCGCGCTCAACCGCATCCGTGCGGCGGGCATCGACGCAGACCGTTGCTTCGACCTCGGGATGCCGGTCGACGAGAGCTTCACGGTGCGGCCACCGACCCCGGTCGAACGGCGCGAGCTGCGCCGCCGGCTGGGGCTCGACCCGGGCCGGCGCACGGTGCTGCTCGCCGGCGGCGGCGAGGGCTCGGGCGGACTGCTCCGCCGCGCCCGGGCGATCTGCGCCGCCGGCGTCGACCTGCAGCTGGTGGTGATCTGCGGTCGCAACACGGCGGTGCGAGAGCGGCTGCTCGCGCTCGAGCCGCGGCCGCCGACCAGCCTCCACGTCGAGGGCTTCGTGCCCAACATGGCGGAGTGGCTGCGCGCCAGCGACCTGCTGGTGAGCAAGGCGGGTCCGGCGACGATCACCGAGGCGCTCTGCGCGGGGGTGCCGCTGCTGATCACCTCCCACCTGCCCGGGCAGGAGCGCGGCAACGTCGACCTCGTCGTCACCGTCGGCGCCGGCCGGCACGTGCCCGGTGACGGTGCCCTGGTCGACGCCGTCGCCGAGCTGGTGCGTCCCGGGTCGACGGGGCTGCTGGCGATGCGCGAGGCGCTCTCGGGCATCGCCCGTCCCCACGCCGCCGCCGCCACCGCCCGGCTGATCGCGCTGCTGTCGGCCCGGTCCACCAGCGGAGTGCGGTGA
- a CDS encoding glycosyltransferase gives MHASPVGRLGKGENGGMNLTVHQLCAGLSARGVPSDVFVRRDDPHAPAEELIAPGSRLVRLDAGAPEPLPKSRLVAELPLFTRALLEHVASERRPYRLVHSHYWLSGWVARRAALQWAVPWVHSFHTLARMKAAAGMPDEPTRGEAEQVIARAAGRLVAMSPAEERALIELYGVDPDTVCVVPPGVDMEHYQPRPTGRTRARLGLLGRRVVVYAGRLERLKGADLFIDAVAELLRSPGTEDVVALVCGDDSGDGRRQSRHAGGERGRLEALVRERGLEGRVRFLGAVPPSRLAELYALAEVCVVPSHTESFGLVALEAQASGTPVVATAVGGLVEVVENGVTGFLLEGRDPAAFAGRIGELLGDTALRERMGAAARERAGRYTWDRSVERLLALYDCVEYPEAAGTLETCGCL, from the coding sequence ATGCACGCCTCCCCGGTCGGGCGGCTGGGCAAGGGCGAGAACGGGGGAATGAACCTCACCGTCCACCAGCTCTGCGCCGGCCTCAGCGCGCGCGGCGTCCCCAGCGACGTGTTCGTGCGTCGCGACGATCCCCACGCCCCGGCCGAGGAGCTGATCGCCCCGGGCAGCCGCCTGGTGCGGCTCGACGCCGGCGCCCCCGAGCCGCTGCCGAAGAGCCGCCTGGTCGCCGAGCTGCCGCTCTTCACCCGCGCCCTGCTCGAGCACGTCGCCTCGGAGCGGCGCCCCTACCGCCTGGTGCACTCCCACTACTGGCTCAGCGGATGGGTGGCGCGCCGGGCCGCCCTGCAGTGGGCGGTGCCGTGGGTGCACTCGTTCCACACCCTGGCGCGGATGAAGGCAGCCGCGGGCATGCCCGACGAGCCCACCCGCGGCGAGGCCGAGCAGGTGATCGCCCGCGCCGCCGGCCGGCTGGTGGCGATGAGCCCGGCCGAGGAGCGCGCGCTCATCGAGCTCTACGGCGTCGACCCCGACACCGTGTGCGTGGTGCCGCCGGGGGTGGACATGGAGCACTACCAGCCCCGCCCCACCGGGCGCACCCGCGCCCGGCTCGGCCTGCTCGGCCGCCGGGTGGTGGTGTACGCCGGCCGCCTCGAGCGCCTGAAGGGGGCCGACCTCTTCATCGACGCGGTGGCCGAGCTGCTCCGGAGCCCCGGCACCGAGGACGTGGTGGCGCTGGTCTGCGGTGACGACAGCGGCGACGGCCGCCGCCAGTCGCGCCACGCCGGCGGCGAGCGCGGCCGCCTCGAGGCGCTGGTGCGCGAGCGCGGGCTCGAGGGCCGGGTGCGCTTTCTCGGAGCGGTGCCGCCGAGCCGGCTCGCCGAGCTGTACGCCCTCGCCGAGGTCTGCGTGGTGCCCTCCCACACCGAGTCCTTCGGGCTGGTGGCGCTCGAGGCCCAGGCCTCGGGCACCCCGGTGGTGGCCACCGCGGTCGGCGGCCTCGTCGAGGTGGTCGAGAACGGCGTCACCGGGTTCCTGCTCGAGGGTCGCGACCCCGCCGCGTTCGCCGGCCGGATCGGCGAGCTGCTCGGCGACACCGCGCTCCGCGAGCGCATGGGCGCGGCGGCGCGGGAGCGGGCCGGCCGCTACACCTGGGACCGCTCGGTGGAGCGGCTGCTCGCCCTCTACGACTGCGTCGAGTACCCGGAGGCGGCCGGGACGCTCGAGACCTGCGGCTGCCTGTGA
- a CDS encoding HAD-IA family hydrolase, whose amino-acid sequence MTGLRPAGAPPLRTVFLDLGDTLMYVHPDVPTVYLETCRELGLEVEPAGVAAALHAGERHYREALRTGRSFESSMVDARAFWQEYNQLILGELGAAGDTATMARTLSERFWSPPSWRAFPEVHEVLGALRTAGVQLAVISNFTDALVAVCRTHELDGYFDCLVASTVTGSQKPDVSIFREALRRTGADPETSLHVGDNYIADVLGARAAGIDGVLVDRTRGGGRGMFDFALRDGLGGSRGAVLDCPVVADLRELLALIET is encoded by the coding sequence GTGACCGGGCTGCGTCCCGCCGGAGCACCGCCGCTCCGCACCGTCTTCCTCGACCTCGGCGACACCCTGATGTACGTCCATCCCGACGTGCCCACGGTGTACCTGGAGACCTGCCGCGAGCTGGGCCTCGAGGTCGAGCCGGCGGGGGTGGCGGCGGCCCTCCACGCCGGCGAGCGCCACTACCGCGAGGCGCTGCGCACCGGCCGCTCCTTCGAATCGTCGATGGTCGACGCCCGCGCCTTCTGGCAGGAGTACAACCAGCTCATCCTCGGCGAGCTCGGCGCCGCCGGCGACACCGCGACGATGGCCCGGACCCTCTCCGAGCGGTTCTGGTCGCCGCCCTCCTGGCGGGCGTTCCCCGAGGTCCACGAGGTGCTCGGTGCGCTCCGCACCGCGGGGGTGCAGCTCGCGGTGATCTCCAACTTCACCGACGCGCTCGTCGCCGTCTGCCGCACCCACGAGCTCGACGGGTATTTCGACTGCCTGGTGGCCTCCACCGTGACCGGGTCGCAGAAGCCGGACGTCAGCATCTTCCGCGAGGCGCTCCGCCGCACCGGCGCCGACCCCGAGACCAGCCTGCACGTCGGCGACAACTACATCGCCGACGTGCTCGGCGCCCGCGCCGCCGGCATCGACGGGGTGCTCGTCGACCGCACCCGCGGCGGCGGCCGGGGGATGTTCGACTTCGCCCTGCGCGACGGCCTCGGCGGCAGCCGCGGCGCGGTGCTCGACTGCCCGGTGGTCGCCGACCTCCGCGAGCTGCTGGCGCTGATCGAGACCTAG
- a CDS encoding Ig-like domain-containing protein — protein sequence MASRHRRRVGAAQASLTGTRIGRRAAAGGIVLGLAAALLPGCAGAPPQIIALSPAGGSTSITADAPIKVVFDHPVDHASVARRFRVEPPLAGCDLGHAFGAAAGAPCRVTWLPASATLVLEHRGAIFLPSTKYTFHIDSGVRDTGGAANSLDHHWELTTAPAPQLLSGSPSDGATDVPMDSPVVVSFNDLMDGPATAAAIHLSPAVAGTRVVANRRDHGRFLLLPGRLLDPATSYTVTIGNGARNEHLQPVQRAVALHFRTGGLGRAEHALVLAGRRGEAASEVLLTGLGALSDGEPAPAATVLQAARCAQASCGAVPRGGAQAAYLEATASPDGRRIAVVEHDLTVAGAPPELHLIDLATGLDTDIHSGASHPSWSPAGRLLAYGTAQTVHLYDPVADSDRLLPPGDPLAGQPTWSGDGSVLALPVRAPDGLLHVDLADPALGIRYPVPGINGEATAPALNSDGSELAVHREGRAEVEGGWLVRLRGGDPTPRRLGPGLTPVAYADASTLLAVDRPAGDTPGLVRIGVRGGDVTRLATGPAASDLDTIAAAISGGEIAYLLADPSGTTQAYIENADGSNPAPLTSFVSEGLEAFAVSFA from the coding sequence ATCGCCTCCCGGCATCGACGTCGAGTCGGCGCTGCGCAAGCCTCTCTGACCGGGACCCGGATCGGGCGGCGAGCCGCCGCCGGAGGGATCGTCCTCGGCCTGGCGGCCGCGCTGCTGCCCGGCTGCGCAGGGGCGCCTCCGCAGATCATCGCGCTCAGCCCCGCCGGCGGCTCCACCAGCATCACCGCCGACGCCCCGATCAAGGTCGTGTTCGACCACCCCGTCGACCACGCCTCGGTGGCGCGGCGCTTCCGGGTGGAGCCACCGCTCGCCGGCTGTGACCTCGGGCACGCCTTCGGCGCCGCCGCCGGCGCCCCCTGCCGGGTCACCTGGCTGCCCGCGTCGGCGACCCTCGTGCTCGAGCACCGCGGCGCCATCTTCCTCCCCTCCACCAAGTACACCTTCCATATCGACTCGGGGGTGCGCGACACCGGCGGCGCGGCCAACTCCCTCGACCACCACTGGGAGCTCACCACCGCGCCGGCCCCGCAGCTGCTGAGCGGCAGCCCCTCCGACGGCGCCACCGACGTCCCCATGGACAGCCCGGTGGTGGTCTCCTTCAACGACCTCATGGACGGCCCCGCCACCGCCGCCGCGATCCACCTCTCCCCGGCGGTGGCGGGCACCCGGGTGGTGGCCAACCGCCGCGACCACGGCCGCTTCCTCCTGCTCCCCGGCCGGCTCCTCGACCCGGCGACGAGCTACACCGTGACCATCGGCAATGGCGCCCGCAACGAGCACCTCCAGCCGGTCCAGAGGGCGGTGGCGCTGCACTTCCGGACCGGGGGGCTGGGCCGCGCCGAGCATGCCCTGGTGCTCGCCGGCCGCCGCGGCGAGGCCGCCTCCGAGGTGCTCCTCACCGGACTCGGCGCCCTCTCCGACGGCGAGCCCGCGCCCGCGGCGACCGTGCTCCAGGCCGCCCGCTGCGCCCAGGCGAGCTGCGGCGCGGTGCCCCGAGGCGGAGCCCAGGCCGCCTACCTGGAGGCCACCGCGTCGCCGGACGGCCGCCGGATCGCGGTGGTCGAGCACGACCTCACCGTCGCCGGGGCACCACCCGAGCTCCACCTCATCGACCTCGCCACCGGGCTCGACACCGACATCCACAGCGGCGCCAGCCACCCGTCCTGGTCTCCGGCGGGCCGGCTGCTCGCCTACGGCACCGCCCAGACGGTGCACCTCTACGACCCCGTCGCCGACTCCGACCGGCTCCTCCCACCCGGCGACCCGCTCGCCGGCCAGCCCACCTGGAGCGGCGACGGCAGCGTCCTCGCGCTCCCCGTCCGCGCCCCCGACGGGCTCCTCCACGTCGACCTCGCGGATCCCGCGCTGGGCATCCGCTACCCGGTCCCCGGCATCAACGGCGAGGCCACCGCCCCGGCGCTCAACAGTGACGGCAGCGAGCTCGCCGTGCACCGCGAGGGCCGTGCCGAGGTCGAGGGCGGCTGGCTGGTCCGGCTGCGCGGCGGCGACCCCACCCCACGCCGTCTCGGCCCCGGCCTGACCCCGGTGGCCTACGCCGACGCCAGCACCCTGCTCGCCGTCGACCGGCCCGCCGGCGACACCCCCGGACTGGTGCGCATCGGGGTGCGCGGCGGCGACGTCACCCGCCTCGCCACCGGCCCGGCGGCCTCCGACCTCGACACCATCGCGGCGGCGATCTCCGGCGGCGAGATCGCCTACCTGCTCGCCGACCCGTCCGGCACCACCCAGGCCTACATCGAGAACGCCGACGGCAGCAACCCGGCGCCCCTGACCAGCTTCGTCAGCGAGGGTCTCGAGGCCTTCGCGGTGAGCTTCGCCTAG
- a CDS encoding DUF4388 domain-containing protein, with protein MQTQGSLAQNSLASLLEAMQSERATGTLSVASGDASCSLYFLFGHLFHAAGDLGQGEEAVISALSWKDGQFTFDPRAKLPAEETIKAATTELLAEAERRQPVAAPSNGSGRPLEVQAVGGVADSRGTGVATAVAEPAKPVASAATSWGSPPPPPTPITTGDTMVTETAIPTMGIAQPPTTSPDAGQVYGNPNAKPLGELYPLPAGKPIYEGLKSAFVDFPKLLRTLDTDKLTGYVRLEGPGFSGVLLLHDGHVLEALFSDGTLTQAEIAFQHLRRRMERGEGLLDVIELSGETVVALAQLLTARPLFTGLLGRFVNFEQLLEYLSEEKVDGSVVVAGGTETGVILLRKGALHGAYTHSQRDLQESPLAVNRLAAERPARIEVKAGAGSPPGIDVESALRKPL; from the coding sequence GTGCAGACGCAGGGCTCGCTCGCGCAGAACAGCCTCGCCTCGTTGCTCGAGGCCATGCAGTCGGAGCGTGCCACCGGCACGCTCTCGGTGGCGTCCGGGGATGCCAGCTGCTCGCTCTATTTTCTCTTCGGACACCTTTTCCACGCCGCGGGTGATCTCGGCCAGGGAGAGGAGGCGGTGATCTCCGCCCTCTCCTGGAAGGACGGGCAGTTCACCTTCGACCCGCGGGCGAAGCTGCCCGCCGAGGAGACCATCAAGGCCGCCACCACCGAGCTCCTCGCCGAGGCCGAGCGCCGGCAGCCGGTGGCCGCCCCGAGCAACGGCAGCGGCCGCCCCCTCGAGGTCCAGGCCGTGGGCGGCGTCGCCGACAGCCGGGGCACGGGCGTGGCCACCGCGGTCGCGGAGCCGGCGAAGCCGGTCGCCTCCGCCGCCACCTCCTGGGGTTCGCCGCCACCCCCACCGACGCCGATCACGACGGGAGACACCATGGTGACCGAGACCGCAATCCCCACCATGGGCATCGCCCAGCCGCCCACCACGTCGCCGGACGCAGGCCAGGTCTACGGCAACCCCAACGCGAAGCCGCTCGGCGAGCTCTACCCGCTGCCCGCGGGCAAGCCGATCTACGAGGGCCTGAAGAGCGCCTTCGTCGACTTCCCCAAGCTGCTGCGCACCCTCGACACCGACAAGCTCACCGGCTACGTGCGGCTCGAGGGCCCCGGCTTCAGCGGCGTGCTCCTGCTCCACGACGGCCACGTGCTCGAGGCGCTGTTCAGCGACGGCACCCTCACCCAGGCCGAGATCGCGTTCCAGCACCTCCGCCGGCGCATGGAGCGCGGCGAGGGCCTGCTCGACGTCATCGAGCTGAGCGGAGAGACGGTGGTGGCGCTCGCCCAGCTGCTCACCGCCCGGCCGCTGTTCACCGGCCTGCTGGGACGCTTCGTCAACTTCGAGCAGCTCCTCGAGTACCTGTCGGAGGAGAAGGTCGACGGCTCCGTCGTGGTCGCCGGCGGCACCGAGACCGGGGTCATCCTGCTCCGCAAGGGGGCGCTCCACGGCGCCTACACCCACTCCCAGCGGGATCTCCAGGAGTCGCCGCTGGCGGTGAACCGGCTGGCGGCGGAGCGCCCGGCGCGCATCGAGGTCAAGGCCGGCGCGGGATCGCCTCCCGGCATCGACGTCGAGTCGGCGCTGCGCAAGCCTCTCTGA
- a CDS encoding peptidoglycan bridge formation glycyltransferase FemA/FemB family protein — translation MLPERPRALAPPTSPADSWDRALAGWPRAHLLQSHGWGAVQAATGWSVHRLRVDAGAGRTLPVTALSAPVVPGAPPRVYVPRGPACAPADATAWAAALAALEELAARLGAVHVTVEPSAWSEDAPELERRLGPGWAPVDPVQPSHTAVVDLAGGEAAVLARMRPKGRYNVRLAERRGVVVETLTDERLAAARLARLCAATERRQGIVLPGSGHLRLVLTALPGAWVQIASVDGEVAAGALVVPFAGEAIYLYGGSSSAHRERQPSALMQFAAMRAALAAGCTRYDLWGIPPDADASHPWHGLRQFKLALGGHEMVAAGAWRRERRPLAGRALEAAEAARLAARRVRRRLHHGSGG, via the coding sequence GTGTTGCCAGAGCGTCCGCGCGCCCTCGCGCCGCCCACCTCGCCGGCGGACTCGTGGGACCGCGCGCTGGCGGGATGGCCGCGCGCCCACCTGCTCCAGAGCCATGGCTGGGGCGCGGTGCAGGCGGCGACGGGCTGGAGCGTGCACCGACTCCGTGTCGACGCCGGCGCCGGCCGCACCCTCCCGGTCACCGCGCTGTCCGCTCCGGTGGTGCCGGGGGCGCCGCCCCGCGTCTACGTCCCCCGCGGGCCCGCCTGCGCCCCCGCCGACGCCACCGCATGGGCGGCGGCCCTCGCCGCGCTCGAGGAGCTGGCCGCGCGGCTGGGAGCGGTGCACGTCACCGTCGAGCCCAGCGCCTGGAGCGAGGACGCGCCGGAGCTGGAGCGGCGGCTGGGCCCGGGCTGGGCGCCGGTCGACCCGGTGCAGCCCTCCCACACCGCCGTCGTCGACCTCGCCGGGGGCGAGGCCGCGGTGCTGGCGCGGATGCGCCCGAAGGGCCGCTACAACGTGCGCCTCGCCGAGCGCCGCGGCGTGGTCGTGGAGACGCTCACCGACGAGCGGCTCGCCGCCGCCCGGCTGGCGCGGCTCTGCGCCGCCACCGAGCGACGCCAGGGGATCGTCCTGCCCGGCTCCGGCCATCTCCGGCTGGTGCTCACCGCCCTCCCGGGCGCCTGGGTGCAGATCGCGAGCGTCGACGGCGAGGTTGCGGCCGGCGCCCTGGTGGTGCCCTTCGCCGGCGAGGCGATCTACCTGTACGGCGGCTCGTCGTCGGCGCACCGCGAACGCCAGCCCTCGGCGCTGATGCAGTTCGCGGCGATGCGGGCGGCGCTGGCCGCGGGGTGCACCCGCTACGACCTCTGGGGCATCCCCCCCGACGCCGACGCGAGCCATCCCTGGCACGGCCTGCGCCAGTTCAAGCTGGCCCTCGGGGGCCACGAGATGGTCGCAGCGGGGGCGTGGCGGCGGGAGCGCCGGCCGCTGGCGGGGCGGGCGCTCGAGGCCGCCGAGGCCGCCCGGCTGGCGGCACGCCGGGTGCGCCGGCGGCTGCACCATGGCAGCGGAGGGTGA
- a CDS encoding response regulator transcription factor: MDVNGQRRVLVIDDEALIRKTVRLACEQEGYAVQEAETGTQALSALESFRPDIILLDLMLPDISGFDICRDIRRTGSKVPILILSAKTEEIDVVVGLEIGADDYIVKPFRPRELLARIAAHLRKARQDEERGDDGRMVFRDLVIDVNERRVFRGGIEVNLTHTEFDLLTLLAAQAGKALSREKILNAVWGYDHPIETRVIDVHIRNLRRKIEENPSQPLYILAVPGVGYRFTATKP; encoded by the coding sequence ATGGATGTGAACGGACAGCGACGGGTCCTCGTCATCGACGACGAGGCGCTCATTCGCAAGACCGTCCGGCTCGCCTGCGAGCAGGAGGGCTATGCGGTGCAGGAGGCGGAGACCGGCACCCAGGCGCTCTCCGCCCTGGAGAGCTTCCGCCCCGACATCATCCTGCTCGACCTGATGCTGCCCGACATCAGCGGCTTCGACATCTGCCGCGACATCCGCCGCACCGGTTCCAAGGTGCCGATCCTCATCCTCAGCGCCAAGACCGAGGAGATCGACGTGGTGGTGGGGCTGGAGATCGGCGCCGACGACTACATCGTCAAGCCGTTCCGGCCGCGGGAGCTGCTCGCCCGCATCGCCGCCCACCTGCGCAAGGCGCGCCAGGACGAGGAGCGCGGCGACGACGGGCGGATGGTCTTCCGCGACCTGGTCATCGACGTCAACGAGCGCCGGGTGTTCCGCGGGGGGATCGAGGTCAACCTCACCCACACCGAGTTCGACCTCCTCACCCTGCTCGCCGCCCAGGCGGGCAAGGCGCTCTCCCGGGAGAAGATCCTCAACGCGGTGTGGGGGTACGACCACCCCATCGAGACCCGGGTCATCGACGTGCACATCCGCAACCTGCGGCGGAAGATCGAGGAGAATCCCTCCCAGCCGCTGTACATCCTGGCGGTGCCGGGGGTGGGCTACCGGTTCACCGCCACCAAGCCCTGA
- the folK gene encoding 2-amino-4-hydroxy-6-hydroxymethyldihydropteridine diphosphokinase, producing MTPGGTAVAWVSLGANLGNRTAALRALRAGLASPPVHLEAASSVLLTRAVGVRRQPDFHNQVVRLRSDVPLAPAEWLGHCERAQRAAGRRPTYHWGPRRADADVLLLGERGEVAADHPGMCVPHPELGNRPFFCALLAELDPDLRHPDGWLLVERAGKWATSAAGLPAEGRAAAPPSPAPPSR from the coding sequence GTGACCCCGGGCGGCACCGCGGTGGCCTGGGTCTCCCTCGGCGCCAACCTGGGCAACCGCACCGCGGCTCTCCGGGCGCTGCGGGCGGGGCTGGCGAGCCCGCCGGTCCACCTCGAGGCCGCCTCGAGCGTGCTGCTCACCCGCGCGGTCGGCGTCCGGCGCCAGCCCGACTTCCACAACCAGGTGGTGCGGCTGCGCTCCGACGTCCCGCTGGCGCCGGCGGAGTGGCTGGGGCACTGTGAGCGCGCCCAGCGGGCGGCGGGGCGGCGCCCCACCTACCACTGGGGTCCGCGCCGCGCCGACGCCGACGTCCTCCTGCTCGGCGAGCGTGGCGAGGTGGCCGCCGACCACCCGGGGATGTGCGTCCCCCACCCCGAGCTCGGCAACCGTCCCTTCTTCTGCGCCCTGCTCGCCGAGCTCGACCCCGACCTCCGCCACCCCGACGGCTGGCTCCTGGTGGAGCGCGCCGGGAAGTGGGCTACATCGGCAGCCGGTCTGCCAGCTGAGGGACGAGCCGCAGCGCCGCCATCACCTGCGCCGCCATCGAGGTGA
- the folP gene encoding dihydropteroate synthase has product MTTPSEAELGRYNVRPLTPGPESALRDAVLALGGGPAALPALARHGRAEAIAVSGLAPDECRVLVRELRRLGGEALTSAPGDRALLLGPLSAFGDLPSRLVEWGRRTEVLGAALQAALAGRGSRPAPVAAGGHVLRFDRRTLVMGIVNATPDSFSGDGTGADPDDAVARGLALAAAGADIVDVGGESTRPGSNPVPEEAEIARVVPVVRELAARLEVPVSVDTRKAAVAGAALEAGAVIVNDVWGLRRDPGMAAVVAAAGAAVVVMHNQADPEYADVVEEVCAGLHECLAIAEAAGIERERVIVDPGLGFGKTAAHNLELLRRLGELRSLDRPLLVGPSRKSTIGALLGGAPPEQRLEGTLALCVLAAANGADLVRVHDVAEVARALRVADAVLRGTPEEILALPRPGPTG; this is encoded by the coding sequence ATGACCACCCCGAGCGAGGCCGAGCTGGGGCGCTACAACGTCCGCCCCCTGACCCCGGGGCCGGAGTCGGCGCTGCGCGACGCGGTGCTCGCGCTCGGCGGCGGTCCCGCGGCGCTGCCGGCGCTGGCCCGGCACGGCCGAGCCGAGGCGATCGCGGTGAGCGGCCTGGCCCCCGACGAGTGCCGGGTGCTGGTCCGCGAGCTCCGCCGCCTCGGCGGCGAGGCGCTGACCTCGGCGCCGGGCGACCGCGCGCTGCTGCTCGGCCCGCTCAGTGCCTTCGGCGACCTGCCCTCGCGGCTGGTGGAGTGGGGACGGCGCACCGAGGTGCTCGGCGCCGCCCTCCAGGCCGCCCTCGCCGGGCGCGGCAGCCGGCCGGCCCCGGTCGCCGCCGGCGGCCACGTGCTCCGCTTCGACCGCCGGACCCTGGTGATGGGGATCGTCAACGCCACCCCCGACTCCTTCAGCGGCGACGGCACCGGCGCCGACCCGGACGACGCCGTCGCCCGCGGCCTCGCCCTCGCCGCCGCCGGCGCGGACATCGTCGACGTCGGCGGCGAGAGCACCCGGCCCGGCAGCAACCCGGTGCCCGAGGAGGCGGAGATCGCCCGGGTGGTGCCGGTGGTGCGCGAGCTGGCCGCCCGCCTCGAGGTGCCGGTGAGCGTCGACACCCGGAAGGCCGCGGTCGCCGGGGCCGCGCTCGAGGCCGGGGCGGTGATCGTCAACGACGTCTGGGGCCTGCGCCGCGACCCCGGCATGGCGGCGGTGGTCGCCGCCGCCGGGGCCGCGGTGGTGGTGATGCACAACCAGGCCGACCCCGAGTACGCCGACGTCGTCGAGGAGGTCTGCGCCGGTCTCCACGAGTGCCTCGCCATCGCCGAGGCCGCGGGGATCGAGCGCGAGCGGGTCATCGTCGACCCCGGCCTCGGCTTCGGCAAGACCGCGGCCCACAACCTCGAGCTGCTCCGCCGGCTCGGCGAGCTCCGCTCCCTCGACCGCCCCCTGCTGGTGGGACCGTCGCGGAAGTCGACGATCGGCGCCCTCCTCGGCGGGGCGCCACCCGAGCAGCGGCTCGAGGGCACCCTGGCGCTCTGCGTGCTCGCCGCCGCCAACGGCGCCGACCTGGTGCGGGTCCACGACGTCGCCGAGGTGGCCCGGGCGCTCCGGGTCGCCGACGCGGTGCTCCGCGGCACCCCCGAGGAGATCCTCGCGCTGCCCCGGCCCGGGCCCACCGGGTGA
- a CDS encoding MaoC family dehydratase: MQFGRYYEEFEVGATYRHWPGKTITEADDHLFCMITMNHHPLHIDAHYAETSTHFKRNVVVGNLVYSLALGMSVADVSGKAIANLEVETLKHENPTFHGDTIYAESTVVAMRESQSRSDRGVVTVETRAYNQRGELVCFFRRRVMVPKRSAGLVQPPDEPFVPRGATPDLER; encoded by the coding sequence GTGCAGTTCGGCAGGTACTACGAGGAGTTCGAGGTCGGCGCCACCTACCGGCACTGGCCCGGCAAGACGATCACGGAGGCGGACGACCACCTCTTCTGCATGATCACCATGAACCACCATCCTCTCCACATCGACGCCCACTACGCGGAGACGTCGACGCACTTCAAGCGCAACGTGGTGGTCGGCAACCTCGTGTACAGCCTGGCGCTGGGGATGAGCGTCGCGGACGTCAGCGGGAAGGCGATCGCCAACCTCGAGGTGGAGACGCTCAAGCACGAGAACCCCACCTTCCACGGCGACACCATCTACGCCGAGTCCACCGTGGTGGCGATGCGCGAGTCGCAGTCGCGCTCCGACCGGGGGGTGGTGACCGTGGAGACCCGTGCCTACAACCAGCGCGGTGAGCTGGTCTGCTTCTTCCGGCGGCGGGTGATGGTGCCGAAGAGATCCGCCGGACTGGTGCAGCCGCCCGACGAGCCGTTCGTCCCGCGCGGAGCCACGCCCGACCTGGAGCGATGA